A window from Azoarcus sp. DD4 encodes these proteins:
- the tssG gene encoding type VI secretion system baseplate subunit TssG, translating to MRQTRDPVALFDALAREPWAFDFLQAMRRIECAFPDKPRWAGALRPQDEPVRLGQDPSLSFAPASLSAFKTGREGAPPRLEVRFFGLLGPNGPLPLHLTEYARHRQLHHGDETFARFLDLIHHRFLALFYRAWAQAQPTVSLDRPQQDRFAAYVGSLIGIGQPGLQQRDHVPDNAKRFHAGLLARQVRNAEGLHAVLGSYFELPVEVEQYVGHWMPLRERDHSRLGRNRLGTDTVLGRRVWDRQSKFRLHIGPMTLLQYEAFLPGGDALPRLADWVRFYTNGELGWDVRLKLKHDDVPALRLARGARLGWTSWLGTRKTDRDADDLVLDAERLVAGRASDTRAGAHPHA from the coding sequence ATGCGGCAAACGCGCGATCCTGTAGCCCTGTTCGACGCGCTCGCACGCGAGCCCTGGGCCTTCGACTTCCTGCAGGCGATGCGCCGCATCGAATGCGCCTTTCCGGACAAACCGCGCTGGGCGGGCGCACTGCGGCCGCAGGACGAACCGGTGCGGCTCGGCCAGGACCCCTCGCTGTCGTTCGCACCGGCCAGCCTGTCGGCCTTCAAGACCGGCAGGGAAGGCGCGCCGCCCCGGCTGGAAGTGCGCTTCTTCGGCCTGCTCGGCCCCAACGGCCCGCTGCCGCTACACCTCACCGAGTACGCCCGCCACCGCCAGCTGCACCACGGCGACGAGACCTTCGCCCGCTTCCTCGACCTCATCCACCACCGTTTCCTGGCGCTGTTCTACCGTGCCTGGGCGCAGGCCCAGCCCACGGTCAGCCTCGACCGCCCGCAGCAGGACCGCTTCGCCGCCTACGTCGGCTCGCTGATCGGCATCGGCCAGCCCGGCCTGCAGCAGCGCGACCACGTGCCGGACAACGCCAAGCGCTTCCATGCCGGCCTGCTCGCCCGCCAGGTGCGCAACGCCGAGGGCCTGCATGCGGTGCTGGGGAGCTATTTCGAGTTGCCGGTGGAGGTCGAGCAGTATGTCGGTCACTGGATGCCGCTGCGCGAACGCGATCACTCGCGCCTCGGCCGCAACCGGCTCGGCACCGACACCGTGCTCGGCCGCCGGGTGTGGGACAGGCAGAGCAAGTTCCGCCTGCACATCGGCCCGATGACCCTGCTGCAGTACGAGGCCTTCCTGCCCGGCGGCGATGCACTGCCGCGGCTGGCCGACTGGGTGCGCTTCTACACCAACGGCGAGCTCGGCTGGGACGTCCGCCTCAAGCTGAAACACGACGACGTGCCAGCCCTGCGGCTCGCCCGCGGCGCCCGCCTGGGCTGGACCAGCTGGCTGGGCACGCGCAAGACCGACCGCGATGCCGACGACCTGGTGCTCGATGCCGAACGCCTGGTTGCCGGCCGCGCAAGCGATACCCGTGCGGGAGCACACCCGCATGCCTGA